A portion of the Bacillus sp. es.034 genome contains these proteins:
- a CDS encoding glutathionylspermidine synthase family protein, producing the protein MTTSHREKRNEFYHDIPDFWHNLYDMEYALLDIHMKTSETVAAIHEASRRVYAIFDKTADLLRELDDDTLLELGYPGESLSYIKYKSIPQECLIGRFDFVVSEGEMKLLEFNSDTPTFIKELYYVNEKVCQYFDCPNPNAEMEEELAKELKRGLLSSWKSLGRKGDAKIVFTSHADHEEDYLTTKYIQELSGAPSEYVSLDQLHIRDDGLYTPNGERIDVLYRQTYPVEHLVDDQDPFTEEKVGLELMQMVLDRKLAILNPPSAFLLQSKGVQALIWGLHEEGSPFFTEEEHKWIERYFLPTYLDPEPFEVSGMTYVQKPAFGREGDTVKILEATGKVLLEDKNETYKQTLPVYQKFCPLPVSVITIDEGEKEASLMVGSFIINGNPGAIGIRAGNAITDNESYFLPVGIRENEKGEKHIHANHYK; encoded by the coding sequence ATGACAACCTCTCATCGTGAAAAAAGAAATGAATTTTACCACGACATTCCGGATTTTTGGCACAATTTATATGACATGGAATACGCCTTACTGGATATCCATATGAAAACAAGTGAAACGGTAGCGGCGATTCACGAAGCGTCAAGGCGGGTGTACGCCATCTTTGATAAGACAGCCGATCTGCTTCGGGAGTTGGACGATGATACCCTCCTCGAGCTCGGATACCCCGGGGAATCCCTTTCTTATATAAAATATAAATCCATCCCGCAAGAATGTCTCATCGGGAGATTCGATTTTGTCGTTTCAGAAGGAGAAATGAAACTATTGGAATTCAATAGTGATACTCCTACATTCATCAAAGAACTCTATTACGTGAATGAAAAGGTATGTCAGTATTTTGATTGTCCGAACCCGAACGCGGAAATGGAAGAAGAATTAGCCAAGGAGTTGAAACGGGGTCTCTTATCTTCCTGGAAGTCCCTTGGCCGAAAAGGAGACGCAAAAATCGTCTTCACTTCCCATGCTGATCACGAAGAAGATTACTTGACGACGAAGTATATCCAGGAGCTTTCCGGTGCCCCTTCAGAATATGTCAGTCTGGATCAGCTGCACATTCGGGATGATGGACTTTATACCCCAAACGGAGAGCGGATCGATGTCTTATACCGGCAAACCTATCCCGTCGAGCATCTCGTTGATGATCAAGATCCGTTCACGGAAGAAAAAGTCGGTCTGGAACTGATGCAGATGGTCTTGGATAGAAAGCTTGCGATCTTGAACCCTCCCTCCGCCTTTTTGCTCCAATCAAAAGGGGTGCAGGCACTCATATGGGGACTGCATGAAGAAGGAAGCCCTTTTTTCACAGAAGAAGAACACAAGTGGATTGAACGCTACTTCCTTCCAACCTATCTGGATCCCGAACCCTTCGAAGTAAGCGGGATGACCTACGTTCAGAAGCCTGCTTTCGGCCGCGAAGGAGATACGGTCAAGATCCTGGAAGCGACAGGGAAGGTCCTATTGGAAGATAAAAATGAAACCTACAAACAAACCCTCCCTGTCTATCAAAAGTTCTGCCCACTACCTGTCTCGGTGATCACGATCGATGAAGGGGAAAAGGAAGCAAGCCTGATGGTCGGGAGCTTCATCATCAACGGCAACCCCGGCGCCATCGGCATACGGGCAGGAAATGCCATCACCGATAACGAATCATATTTTCTCCCTGTAGGAATACGGGAGAATGAAAAAGGAGAGAAACATATACATGCAAATCATTACAAGTGA
- a CDS encoding DUF350 domain-containing protein gives MQIITSDALLSFLAHVGTGLGLMILGITVFAFTTKFSEAKLIKEGNIAVALKLWGKAIGLAIVIYTVWANSLNLLDAFIWGLIGIATQVIAYWIIEYVLTPRTNLAKKVEEGNIAIGFSLFSAAIVVGLVVAASLTY, from the coding sequence ATGCAAATCATTACAAGTGACGCCCTACTCAGCTTTCTGGCCCACGTCGGTACCGGCCTTGGTCTCATGATCCTCGGAATCACCGTCTTCGCCTTCACCACCAAGTTTTCAGAAGCGAAGTTAATCAAAGAAGGAAACATCGCCGTAGCACTGAAGCTGTGGGGGAAAGCCATCGGACTCGCCATCGTCATCTACACCGTCTGGGCGAACAGCCTGAACCTGCTTGACGCGTTCATCTGGGGCCTGATCGGAATTGCGACCCAGGTTATCGCTTACTGGATCATCGAGTACGTCCTCACCCCGCGCACGAACTTAGCCAAGAAAGTTGAAGAAGGAAACATCGCCATTGGATTCAGCCTATTTTCCGCAGCGATCGTTGTCGGGTTGGTTGTGGCGGCCAGTTTGACTTATTAA
- a CDS encoding M23 family metallopeptidase yields the protein MSFGEKFSPVLDKYKKLNIRHRSSQLVKRVGITTLALTTLTFSSAAATGSEEDLQTIYHVYMGSEYVGAVTSQDEVKAVLEEKIEKAQKEYSDYQVDFDHEVTYIPENVFEAVKTNNQQVIENVNKSVAIEANAFALIVDNKPVAYVKDEQAAEEALKTFKLNYVSEEELAELEARKKNSSTTSLPALKENETRLLEVSFKENVDVKKAQVKPEEMMSPEEAADFLEKGALEEKKYKVQEGDSLSTIAEDHQLTTGTLLKLNEGLKEDDALKVGAELNVTAYEPLVHVLVKKEANKIEKIAYDKEVEEDSSMNKGDTKVKQEGQDGERSVTFETTEVNGSQISKNVKEEKKLKDPVKYIVIKGTKAIPSRGSGSFAWPTNGGYISSKQGQRWGKMHKGIDIARPSDRTIKSVDNGRVVSAGWDDGGYGNKVIIDHGNGYRTLYAHLDSISVSAGQTVERGQKLGIMGETGEATGVHLHIEIFKNGSLINPLDVL from the coding sequence ATGAGTTTTGGAGAGAAGTTCTCACCCGTTTTAGACAAATATAAAAAACTTAATATTCGACATAGATCAAGTCAATTAGTGAAGAGAGTAGGGATTACAACACTCGCTCTTACCACTTTAACCTTTTCTTCTGCTGCCGCTACGGGGTCTGAAGAAGATCTACAAACCATCTATCATGTGTACATGGGTAGTGAGTATGTAGGTGCCGTTACAAGTCAGGACGAAGTAAAGGCGGTATTAGAGGAGAAGATTGAGAAGGCTCAGAAGGAATACAGTGATTACCAGGTTGATTTCGATCATGAAGTAACGTACATACCTGAGAATGTATTTGAAGCTGTCAAAACCAACAATCAACAAGTCATTGAAAACGTAAATAAATCTGTAGCAATCGAAGCAAATGCATTTGCTTTAATCGTCGACAATAAGCCGGTTGCGTATGTGAAAGACGAACAGGCTGCTGAAGAAGCTTTAAAAACCTTTAAGCTTAACTATGTTTCTGAAGAAGAGTTGGCTGAATTAGAGGCAAGAAAAAAGAACTCTTCAACTACTTCCTTACCCGCTTTAAAAGAAAATGAAACTCGTTTATTAGAAGTTTCTTTCAAAGAGAATGTAGACGTTAAAAAAGCGCAGGTGAAACCGGAAGAAATGATGTCCCCTGAAGAAGCGGCTGATTTTCTTGAAAAAGGTGCGTTAGAAGAGAAGAAATACAAGGTGCAAGAAGGCGATTCACTTAGTACGATTGCCGAAGATCATCAATTGACGACCGGTACTTTACTCAAGTTGAACGAAGGCTTGAAGGAGGACGACGCGCTGAAGGTGGGTGCAGAGTTAAACGTTACTGCATACGAGCCGCTTGTTCACGTACTCGTTAAGAAGGAAGCAAATAAGATTGAAAAGATCGCTTATGATAAAGAAGTAGAAGAAGACTCTTCTATGAATAAAGGCGACACGAAAGTGAAGCAAGAGGGTCAGGATGGTGAGAGATCCGTTACTTTCGAAACAACAGAGGTAAATGGTTCTCAAATCTCTAAAAATGTAAAAGAAGAAAAGAAATTAAAAGATCCAGTGAAATATATCGTGATTAAAGGGACGAAAGCCATTCCTTCAAGAGGATCGGGAAGTTTTGCGTGGCCGACGAATGGCGGTTATATTTCTTCCAAGCAAGGACAAAGATGGGGGAAAATGCATAAAGGTATCGACATCGCCCGTCCAAGTGACCGCACGATCAAATCCGTTGATAACGGAAGAGTCGTATCAGCAGGCTGGGACGATGGCGGTTATGGAAATAAGGTCATCATTGATCACGGTAATGGATATAGAACTCTTTATGCTCATTTAGACTCCATCTCTGTTTCTGCCGGACAAACGGTTGAAAGAGGGCAGAAGCTCGGGATCATGGGAGAAACAGGTGAAGCAACAGGGGTTCATCTTCACATTGAAATTTTCAAAAATGGATCTCTGATTAATCCATTGGATGTACTGTAA